Part of the Synechococcales cyanobacterium T60_A2020_003 genome is shown below.
CATTAGAAAAATGGCAAAGCCTGACCGAGCAAGCCAAAAATACGGTTGTGCCCCAGGCCAAAGATAAGGCGCAATCCTTCAAGGAGCGAGGGTTAGGCTTTGTCGATCGCCTCCGCGAGCAAACCCAATCCTACACGGAACAGTTGCGAACCGACCTTGACGGCAATTGGAATCCGGCATCCTCCCCCGACGAATGGCCGTTCCCCGATGTTGAAGGTCGTGCCGGAGAATATCGCTGGGATGATCGAGCAGCAGACGACCTGTGGGATGAATCCGACGACTTTTCAGACGATTTTGAGAAGGAGTTTGACGACTGGGACGCACCACCCGCTGGTTCAACCCGCCCTCAATCGGCACCAACCGCTCAGGTCGCAACCTCGGAAAAGGATGACGATGATGAGTGGGACACTTGGGAGCTAGACGAATCTTCAGATCCCTCCCCGTCAACACCAGGGGAAAGACCAGAGGGCGATCGCCCGGATGCAGTGCCGCAGGATGAACCGTCCTCTGCACAGGCGACCACCATGGATGACAATGGATCTGACATATCTGACGAGGTAGCATCGGCGTCTGTGGGAGAGCAGAGTGCTGTGGATGGGGCGATCGCCGATCCGCAAGTCCAGCCCCCAATTCCAACCGAACCAATCCCGCCGGAAGACTTGGACGATGACGACCCGTGGATTTAGACCCCTAGGTTGACATCTCGTTCTCCAGGGCAGATACAGCTAACTTTAGATGTTTCATCCATTTCTTTAAATGCGATCGCAACTGCGACTCTTCCACCCACACCGACACCGATCCGCCATTGCAACAAAACTCGCCCCAGCCACATTCATTCGTCTCCACGGGTTTGCTCACATTGCCCAGCAGGTCATAGAACACCGCGTTGGGTTTTGCCACCTCCATCCATTTACTGCCCCCAGGACCATCGCTCAGAATTACGGCCATTGCGCCGGGATGCTCCTCAGTACCTAGGCGCGTCCAGCCAATAATGTCAGGATGGTCAAAGTAGTCATATTGAGTACCGTAGGCGAAATGACGGCGGGCAAAGAGCAGGTGATCAATCACCGTCTGGTGGGAGTCCATAAAAATGTCGTAC
Proteins encoded:
- a CDS encoding DUF1939 domain-containing protein is translated as MVGEYWTEDLGMLNWYIGNAGGRTTLFDVPLHYNFHRASKAGGFYDMRTILDNTLMKTLPLFAVTFVDNHDSQPLQSLESVVESWFKPLAYAIILLRQQGYPCVFYADYYGAQYRDRGRDGNEYDIFMDSHQTVIDHLLFARRHFAYGTQYDYFDHPDIIGWTRLGTEEHPGAMAVILSDGPGGSKWMEVAKPNAVFYDLLGNVSKPVETNECGWGEFCCNGGSVSVWVEESQLRSHLKKWMKHLKLAVSALENEMST
- a CDS encoding PRC-barrel domain-containing protein, whose amino-acid sequence is MSALPPTIRQSELAGRLVILRDSMDEVGHVEVVWMHPPVHRVFGFICASGFLGRKKSAFNLPQLHAIGDDGLLVNSAPVPTDGKKVRQIESLLGYELWTDSGEKVGHVVDYIFDTKTGAIKAYLFTSHPLGALTDGLYQIPPRQMLSYGDRRIRIRDQVLESPELYKPGLKQKIATVGESVLESAEEEWRSLTEQALTLREQALEKWQSLTEQAKNTVVPQAKDKAQSFKERGLGFVDRLREQTQSYTEQLRTDLDGNWNPASSPDEWPFPDVEGRAGEYRWDDRAADDLWDESDDFSDDFEKEFDDWDAPPAGSTRPQSAPTAQVATSEKDDDDEWDTWELDESSDPSPSTPGERPEGDRPDAVPQDEPSSAQATTMDDNGSDISDEVASASVGEQSAVDGAIADPQVQPPIPTEPIPPEDLDDDDPWI